Proteins encoded by one window of Cucurbita pepo subsp. pepo cultivar mu-cu-16 chromosome LG14, ASM280686v2, whole genome shotgun sequence:
- the LOC111809930 gene encoding transcription factor GTE3, chloroplastic-like gives MASVLQGGDDAGGNPRRTDYEKFSAGKQQKERKIAKHVARNSVKTPAVTNGVANPSSPSYNPIDALLTFRESSRQNLCIEPINAEVMPGYTRFDNRVRISLNSRSRSGIKELTTKLRGELDQVRSLVKKFEAQELQLSGYGGDFGHSQSQFSANNLVDRVDTTLKANSEVGSAYLPESRLVRSVSVAENFGEFAEKEMNKHMNRKYTPTNELPLPDCNLDGGKITGPVLKICSNLLERLMNHKFGWVFNVPVDAKRLGLHDYHKIITKPMDLGTVKMRLNKNWYKSPKEFAEDVRLTFSNAITYNPKGEDVHIMAEQLSKIFEEKWKVIEGRQNDGSVLPTPSSRKSPALATPPMESRTFSRSDSTTKPPPANRGSFGKSDSVTRPLNPKQTLVDVVHPDKKPKAKNQEHRDMTYEEKQKLSIDLQDLPSDKLNNVVKIIKKRNQGLFQNDDEIELDIGSVDSETLWELERFVANYKRSLIKNKRKAEASLQSGEKSSHHLTKDTDPAVANAAGEHVGGNADSENDSSSTCGDGIRSHSG, from the exons ATGGCTTCAGTGCTGCAAGGCGGCGATGATGCGGGAGGGAATCCCAGGAGAACGGATTATGAAAAGTTTAGTGCCGGGAAGCAACAGAAAGAGCGTAAAATTGCCAAACATGTCGCTCGAAATTCCGTAAAAACTCCTGCGGTCACCAATGGCGTTGCTAATCCGTCCTCTCCTTCGTATAATCCGATCGATGCTTTACTCACGTTTAGGGAATCTTCGCGTCAAAATCTGTGCATCGAACCGATTAACGCCGAGGTCATGCCGGGATATACAAGATTTGATAACCGAGTTAGGATTAGTTTGAATTCCAGATCGAGGTCTGGGATTAAAGAGCTTACGACGAAGCTGCGAGGCGAGCTTGATCAAGTCAGGAGTCTTGTGAAGAAGTTTGAAGCTCAGGAGTTGCAGCTTAGCGGCTATGGTGGGGATTTTGGACATAGTCAGTCACAGTTTTCCGCTAATAATTTGGTAGACAGGGTTGATACTACATTGAAGGCTAATTCCGAGGTTGGTTCTGCATATCTGCCCGAATCGAGGCTTGTTCGGAGTGTTTCGGTGGCTGAAAACTTCGGAGAATTTGCAGAGAAAGAGATGAACAAGCATATGAACAGGAAATATACTCCTACAAATGAGCTCCCATTGCCGGACTGCAACTTGGATGGAGGTAAGATTACTGGTCCTGTTCTTAAAATCTGTAGTAACTTGCTGGAAAGATTGATGAATCATAAATTTGGTTGGGTTTTTAATGTTCCTGTTGATGCAAAACGTTTGGGGCTTCATGATTATCATAAGATCATAACGAAGCCAATGGATTTGGGTACTGTAAAGATGAGACTAAATAAGAATTGGTATAAATCACCAAAAGAGTTTGCTGAGGATGTGAGACTAACATTTAGCAATGCCATTACATATAACCCGAAAGGGGAGGATGTTCATATTATGGCAGAGCAGTTGTCTAAGatatttgaagagaaatggaaggTTATTGAAGGCAGACAAAATGATGGTTCAGTTTTACCAACACCCAGTTCTAGAAAATCTCCAGCTCTTGCCACTCCTCCAATGGAATCAAGAACTTTCAGTCGATCCGATTCTACGACGAAGCCTCCGCCTGCGAATCGGGGAAGTTTCGGTAAATCAGATTCGGTAACAAGACCCCTCAATCCCAAACAGACCCTTGTAGATGTTGTTCATCCTGacaagaaaccaaaagcaaagaatcaagaacacaGAGACATGACttatgaagaaaaacagaaactAAGCATTGATCTTCAGGATTTACCATCAGATAAGCTGAATAATGTTGTTAAGATTATCAAGAAGAGGAACCAGGGACTCTTTCAAAACGACGACGAAATTGAGTTGGATATTGGAAGTGTCGATTCCGAAACGCTTTGGGAACTTGAGAGGTTTGTGGCAAACTACAAAAGAAGTTTGATCAAGAACAAGCGAAAAGCTGAGGCCAGTCTTCAGTCAGGAGAGAAATCATCTCACCACTTGACCAAGGATACT GATCCAGCAGTGGCTAATGCAGCAGGAGAACATGTAGGTGGTAATGCAg ACTCTGAAAATGATAGTTCCTCGACATGTGGAGACGGAATTCGGTCTCACTCAGGTTGA
- the LOC111809931 gene encoding malate dehydrogenase, mitochondrial has product MKASLLRSVRSAVSRSSSSNHLLRRSFGTESVPERKVTVLGAAGGIGQPLSLLMKLNPLVSRLALYDIAGTPGVAADVGHVNTRSEVTGYAGEEQLAKALEGSDVVIIPAGVPRKPGMTRDDLFNINAGIVKSLCTAIAKYCPNALVNMISNPVNSTVPIAAEVFKKAGTYDERKLFGVTTLDVVRAKTFYAGKANAPVSEVNVPVIGGHAGITILPLFSQATPKANLSDDTILALTKRTQDGGTEVVEAKAGKGSATLSMAYAGALFADACLKGLNGVPDVVECTFVQSTVTELPFFASKVKLGKNGVEQVLDLGTLSDFEKEGLEKLKPELKASIEKGIQFANAN; this is encoded by the exons ATGAAGGCCTCACTTCTCAGATCCGTTCGTTCTGCCGTTTCGAGGTCCTCATCGTCGAATCACCTCTTGAGACGTAGCTTTGGGACCGAATCGGTGCCGGAAAGGAAAGTCACCGTACTCGGTGCCGCTGGTGGGATTGGACAGCCATTGTCGCTTCTTATGAAGCTCAATCCACTTGTTTCTAGGCTCGCACTCTACGATATCGCTGGTACTCCTGGTGTTGCTGCCGATGTCGGTCATGTTAACACTAGATCCGAG GTTACCGGCTACGCGGGTGAGGAGCAACTCGCCAAAGCTTTGGAGGGATCTGATGTTGTCATCATTCCTGCCGGTGTTCCAAGAAAGCCTGGGATGACCCGTGATGATCTCTTCAACATCAATGCTGGCATTGTTAAATCACTTTGCACAGCCATTGCTAAGTACTGCCCCAAT GCTCTTGTTAACATGATCAGTAACCCCGTCAACTCAACTGTCCCAATTGCTGCTGAGGTTTTCAAGAAAGCTGGTACTTACGATGAAAGGAAGTTGTTTGGTGTTACTACTCTTGATGTCGTCAGGGCCAAGACCTTTTATGCTGGGAAAGCTAATGCTCCAGTATCTG AGGTTAATGTGCCTGTTATTGGTGGCCATGCTGGTATTACTATTCTTCCACTATTTTCTCAG GCTACCCCAAAAGCTAATTTGTCAGATGATACTATTTTGGCTCTCACCAAGCGAACTCAAGATGGAGGAACAGAAGTTGTGGAAGCAAAGGCAGGAAAGGGTTCTGCTACATTATCGATGGC CTATGCTGGAGCCCTTTTCGCCGATGCTTGTCTCAAGGGATTGAATGGGGTTCCAGATGTTGTGGAATGCACGTTTGTGCAATCAACTGTCACTGAACTTCCATTCTTTGCCTCAAAG GTTAAACTTGGAAAGAATGGAGTAGAACAAGTTTTGGATTTGGGTACTCTCTCAGACTTCGAGAAAGAAGGTTTGGAAAAGCTCAAGCCCGAGCTCAAAGCTTCTATTGAGAAAGGAATCCAGTTTGCAAACGCCAATTAG
- the LOC111810866 gene encoding protein trichome birefringence-like 31 yields the protein MLKQLSFDRQIHSAFPLALAAFLILGLARLVLDDLKSHGSFVFKMYGRPRSETRHQLPVVVSSKDLVDEDCNLFDGKWEWDNASYPLYEEETCPYLVKQVTCQKNGRPDSFYKKWRWQPNSCNLPRFDPLKLLDILRDKRIMFVGDSIQRGQFESMVCLVQSAIPKGKKSLQRVPPRKIFKIEDYNVSIEYYWAPFIVESISDHATNHTVLKRMVKLDSIANHGKHWKGVDVLVFESYVWWRYKPVINATYGSPEDVKEYNVSTAYRLAMETWANWLESNINPKSQNVFFMTMSPTHLWSWEWRPGSDENCFNESQPMHHPHWGTGSSTEIMEIIHDTIQNLKVDVTILNITQLSEFRKDAHTSVYGERRGKLLTKEQRSDPKNYADCIHWCLPGVPDTWNEILYAYLLRNHQNLP from the exons atgttgaagCAACTCTCGTTCGATCGACAAATTCATTCCGCTTTTCCGTTAGCATTGGCAGCTTTTCTCATCTTAGGACTCGCTCGGCTAGTTTTAGATGATCTCAAGAGTCATGGAAGCTTTGTCTTCAAGATGTACGGCCGACCAAGAAGCGAAACCCGTCACCAACTACCTGTTGTTGTTTCTTCGAAGGATCTCGTAGATGAAGACTGCAATTTGTTCGACGGGAAATGGGAATGGGATAATGCATCATACCCTCTTTATGAAGAAGAGACATGCCCATATCTAGTTAAACAAGTTACTTGCCAAAAGAATGGAAGACCTGATTCTTTCTATAAGAAGTGGAGATGGCAGCCTAATTCTTGCAATTTACCGAG GTTTGATCCATTGAAGCTGTTGGATATTTTGAGGGACAAAAGAATAATGTTTGTTGGGGATTCAATACAGAGAGGGCAATTTGAATCAATGGTCTGCTTGGTTCAATCAGCCATTCCCAAAGGAAAGAAATCCCTTCAAAGAGTTCCTCCCAGGAAGATCTTCAAAATTGAG GATTACAATGTATCCATTGAGTACTACTGGGCACCGTTTATAGTTGAGTCGATTTCTGATCATGCAACCAACCATACAGTGTTGAAAAGAATGGTGAAGCTTGACTCCATAGCTAACCATGGCAAGCACTGGAAAGGGGTTGATGTTTTGGTGTTTGAGAGCTACGTCTGGTGGAGATACAAACCCGTGATCAATGCAAC GTATGGATCTCCAGAGGATGTAAAAGAGTATAATGTGAGCACGGCATACAGATTGGCAATGGAAACATGGGCAAATTGGCTAGAATCCAACATCAACCCAAAGTCTCAAAACGTCTTCTTCATGACAATGTCTCCAACACATTTGTG GAGCTGGGAATGGAGGCCAGGAAGTGATGAGAACTGCTTCAACGAGTCTCAACCAATGCACCATCCACACTGGGGCACTGGTTCTAGCACAgagattatggaaataattcATGATACTATACAGAATCTCAAAGTAGATGTAACTATATTAAACATTACACAGCTATCAGAGTTTCGAAAGGATGCACATACGTCGGTTTACGGGGAGCGTCGAGGCAAGCTTTTGACCAAAGAACAGAGATCTGATCCAAAAAATTATGCAGATTGCATCCATTGGTGTTTACCAGGAGTTCCCGATACAtggaatgaaattttgtatgCTTACTTGTTAAGAAACCATCAAAATCTTCCATAG
- the LOC111810731 gene encoding tRNA dimethylallyltransferase 9: MLNNGVRSLHTSCLRFPYVAERPLFRSISYRGTRRRRLFASFCSASATANKERKEKVIVISGPTGAGKSRLAMELAKRLNGEIISADSVQVYQGLDIGSAKPSARDRQEVPHHLLDILRPYEEYSAGQFFEDARQATRCILDNGRVPIVSGGTGLYLRWFMYGKPNVPKATPDVAVEVYSELADLQKNEDWDAAVQLVVKAGDPRAQHLPTNDWYRLRRSYEIVKASGLPPSAFQVPYDTFRQGCGSGATSSFQDADHSVESSVDSSEEISSKELDYEFICFFLSSPRLNLYRSIDFRCEDMISGSDGILSEATWLLNSGLLPDSNSATRAIGYRQAMEYLLRCRQQGGRSSPGEFFAFLSGFQKASRNFAKRQLTWFRNERIYHWLDASKPLENALNFIYDAYHNESGNISVPDSLRMEKDISSHREASELKAYRAKNRYFVKREDCADVLDWIKRTQSVYQDNPVA, from the exons ATGTTGAACAATGGAGTGCGCAGCCTTCACACTTCCTGTTTGCGCTTTCCCTACGTGGCGGAGAGGCCTCTTTTCCGGTCAATTTCGTACCGGGGAACTCGCCGGCGGCGACTTTTTGCGAGCTTCTGCTCTGCTTCAGCCACCGCCAATAAGGAAAGGAAGGAGAAGGTGATTGTTATATCTGGTCCGACTGGTGCTGGGAAGAGCAGGCTTGCTATGGAGCTTGCTAAGCGTCTCAATGGTGAAATTATCAGCGCCGACTCTGTCCAG GTATATCAGGGTCTTGATATTGGATCTGCCAAGCCTTCTGCAAGGGATAGACAG GAGGTTCCGCATCATCTGCTTGACATACTACGTCCATATGAAG AATATTCTGCTGGTCAGTTTTTTGAGGATGCTAGGCAAGCGACAAGATGTATCCTTGATAATGGCCGTGTTCCAATAGTTTCTGGTGGGACAGGATTGTATTTAAGATG GTTCATGTATGGCAAACCCAATGTTCCGAAGGCCACCCCAGACGTTGCTGTAGAAGTATATTCTGAGTTAGCTGACCTGCAGAAAAATGAAGACTGGGATGCAGCTGTGCAATTGGTTGTCAAAGCTGGTGATCCTAGAGCGCAGCATTTACCTACAAATGATTGGTACCGATTGCGGCGTAGCTATGAGATTGTCAAG GCAAGTGGTTTACCTCCATCTGCATTTCAAGTTCCATATGACACTTTCAGACAAGGATGTGGTTCTGGTGCAACAAGCAGCTTTCAGGATGCTGACCATTCAGTTGAATCTTCTGTTGATTCAAGTGAGGAAATTAGCTCGAAAGAATTGGATTATGAGTTCATTTGTTTCTTCCTCTCTAGCCCAAGGCTCAATTTGTATAGGTCAATTGACTTCCGCTGTGAAGATATGATTTCAG GAAGTGATGGGATCTTATCTGAGGCAACATGGCTTCTTAATAGCGGCCTTCTTCCAGATTCAAATTCTGCCACTCGAGCTATTGGTTATAGACAA GCTATGGAGTACCTATTAAGGTGTAGGCAACAAGGTGGAAGGAGTTCTCCAGGAGAGTTCTTTGCCTTTCTCTCTGGATTTCAGAAAGCATCTAG AAATTTTGCAAAAAGGCAATTGACTTGGTTTAGGAATGAGCGGATATATCACTGGCTTGATGCTTCTAAACCCCTg GAAAATGCACTCAACTTTATTTATGATGCTTACCATAATGAAAGTGGAAATATCTCCGTTCCAGATTCACTTAGAATGGAGAAAGACATTTCCAGTCACCGAGAGGCTTCGGAACTCAAGGCTTATCGAGCGAAAAATAG ATATTTTGTTAAACGTGAAGATTGTGCTGATGTTTTGGATTGGATAAAAAGAACCCAAAGTGTTTACCAAGATAATCCTGTCGCTTGA